The genomic window GAGAACATGCATCACCTGGCTCGGATGGGTGCAGTGATCTTTCCGCCGACGGTGGCCTATTACGCGCGGCCGGTCTCGGTCGCTGAGGTGACCGACTACGTCGTCGGCCGGGTCATCGATCAACTAGGGATCGAGCATTCCCTTATCGAGCGCTGGAAAGACAATCAACCAGCCGACCAACCCGAGGAACCGGTCAACGGGTCAGTAGTCCCGCTCCGGTGAGGAGAACGAAATGAGCACAGCGACAAGCTCACTGGCAACTACGTCAACTGACCAATCGGCGGGTCCCGATCTGCGTAGCTGGCTGGCGACGCTGGAAGCGGCCGATCAGTTGCGCCGCGTGACCGCGCCCGTCGACTGGGATGAGGAGATCGGTGCGATCACCCGCGCCAATCTCTCGCTCGGGGGGCCCGCGCTGCTGTTCGAGAACATCGTCGGCCACGAAAACACCAGGTGCACAAAGTTCTTGACGTCGGGGATCGGCAACCGGCGTCAAATCCAATTAATGCTGAATCTGCCGGAATCGACGAGTGATTCCGACATTGTCCGACACCTGAAAGACACCTTCAACAAGCCCATACCGCCGCGCGTCGTCGACACCGGTCCGGTCAAAGAGAACGTCGTCGAAGCTGACGACATCGACCTGTGGCAGTTCCCGGCACCCAAGTGGCATGCCACCGACGGTGGCCGCTACATCGACACGTTCTGTGGCGTGGTCACCCAAGACAAGGTGACCGGGCGGGACAACATCGGCGTGTACCGCGGCATGATCGTGGACCGCGACAAGATCGCCAAGCTGATGGTGCCCACGCAAGGCTGGGGCGGGCATTTCCAGGAGTACAAACCCGAGCCCATGCCAGTCGCCGTCGTCTACGGGTGGCACGACGTGTTGCCCTTCTGCGCCGGCAGTCCATTCCCCAAGGACGTGTGTGAATGGGACATGATGGGCGCCTTGCTGGGCCGGCCGGTCGATCTGGTGGCGTGCGAAACCGTGCCATTGCACGTCCCGGCCAGTGCGGAGATCGTTGTCGAGGGTTATCTGGATCCCGACCCCGCCACGTTCATGGAGGAAGGGCCGTTCGCGGAGTATCCGGGATACCTCGACGGCCACCCCGCGCCCACACCAGTACTGCGGGTCACCAGGATCACCCACCGCAACGATCCCGTGCTGCGCGGCACCCTCGAGGGCATCCGGCCGGGATTCCTCGTCGAGGACGCGATGGTCAATTACGCGCGCTCGGCGATCGCCTGGAACACGCTGGAGAGTTTCGGTGTCGGTGGCGTCACCGACGTGTGGATGTCACAGGTGTCCAATGGCACCAACATCGTGGTGCAGATCCGCAAGGCCTACCGCGGCCACGCGCAGCAGGTCGCCGCGGCGCTGTGGGGGACCAGTGGATCGGGGTGGTTCTACAAACACGTCCTGGTTGTCGAGGAGGACATCGACGTCCACGACCCCGAGGCGCTCGACTGGGCCGTGGCATACCGGGTCAACGCCGGCCTCGGCGATATCGCGTTCTACGGACCGACCCTCGGCTCGCCGCTGGACCCCTCCACGCCCCCCGAAAAAGCGAACATGGCCAAGTACGGCTCGGGCGAATGGACCCGGGTGCTCGTGGACGCGACCCGCAGCTGGGAGTTCGAGCCTCGCCCGGAGTGGGGCGGACGACACTATCCCGCGATCAACAAGATCTCCCCGGAACTTGAGGCCCGCGTCGCCGCTCGCTGGGAGGAATACGGGATCGGCATTCCCTACCTCAGCGACGCGCGTCGGGAACTGCTGACCATGGAACAACTACGCAAGCGGCTGCCAGACGTATGAGCCCCGCTCGAGCTAGCCGACGGCGTCCTTGTCGAATTCCGAAGCGATATCCCGCGCCACCCGCTTGAGCAACGGTGTGACCGCCGTGGCGGATTTGAGCGTGACCCGCGCCGCGGGCCCAGAGATGGAGATCGCCGTCAGCGACGGCGCGTCGGGCACCGGCACGGCGAAGCACCGCACGCCGACCTCCTGTTCGCCTTCATCGACGGCGTAGCCACGCGCGCGGCACAGCTCGATGTCCTGGAGCAATTCCTCGGCGGTGGTGTGGGACTTCTCCGTCGACGGGGGCATCCCGGTGCGCGCCACCAAGGCGCGCACCGCCTCGTTGGGCAGTTGCATCAACAGCGCCTTGCCCACGCCCGTGCAATGCGGGTACACGCGGCGGCCGACCTCGGTGAACATCCGCATCGAGTGCGGGGATGGAACCTGAGCCACGTACACGGCCATGTCGTTGTCCATCAGCGCCATGTTCGCCGTCTCACCGGTCCGTTCCACCAGCTCGACCAGATGCGACCGCGACCACATGCCGACCAGTTGGCCCGCGCTCTCGCCCAGGCGAATCAGCCTGGGCCCCAGGGAGTAATGCCGGTTGGGCAGCTGCCGCAAGTACCCCATGCGCAAAAGAGTGCGCGCCAGCCGGTGAATCGTCGGGGCCGGCAGGTCGGCGTGGGTGGCCAGATCTCCCAGCGCGCCCGTCCCGCCCATGGTCGCCAGGATCTCCAGCAACTCGAACGCTCGCTCGACCGACTGAACACCGCCCGCACGTGGAGTGCCGCCTGCCATCACCGCTTCCGATCCGGCCCCGGCTGGGCCCCGACGCTGCCTGGGCTTTTTCGTATCACGAAATGAATGTTGGCAGCAAGGACCCCTGCGGGTCAGTCGTAGAGCAGTGCGGCGGTCGGTGAGTCCTCCGCGGAGGTCGCCAGTTCGTTGTATTCGGTGATCTTGTCGATGTCGGTGCCCATCGCGATATTGGTGATCCTCTCCAAGAAGATCTCCACGACGACGGGCACCTTGTGTTCGCGGGCAAGCTGCTGCGCCCGCGCCAGTGCCGGTCCGATCTGCGACGGCTCGGTGACCTGAATAGCCTTGCACCCCAAACCCTCGACGACACCGCGGTGGTCGACGCCATATCCCTTGGGGATGGCGCTGTCACCGGACTCCTGGGTGTTGATGTTGTCGAACGCCAGGGAGACGCAGTAATTCATATCGAAAGTGAGTTGGGCCTGGCGAATCAGCCCGAGGTAGGAGTTGTTGACCACGACGTGTACGTAGGGCAGGTTGAACTGCGCTCCCACGGCGAGTTCTTCGATCAGGAACTGAAAGTCGTAGTCTCCGGACAGCCCGACCACCGTGGCGCTCGGGTCGGCCGTGACCACACCCAGGGCGGCCGGCACCGTCCACCCGAGCGGTCCGGCCTGGCCGCAGTTGATCCAGTGCCGCGGCCGGTACACCTGCAGAAACTGGCCGCCGGCAATCTGTGAAAGCCCAATCGCGCTGACATAGCGGACATTACGGCCGAAAGTGCGGTTCATTTCCTCATAGACGCGCTGCGGCTTGATCGGGACGTCATCGAAGTGAGTCTTGCGGTGCATCTGCTTCTTTCGCTCGCGGCAGTCGCGCACCCAACCGCTCCAGTCGGGCAGCGACCCGGCCACCGCGCGCCCGGTGGCTTGCACCACCAGCAGTTCCAGTGCCGCCTTGGCGTCGGAGACGATGCCCAGGTCGGGGGCGAACACGCGCCCGATCTGCGTGGGCTCGATGTCGATGTGCACGAAGCGGCGCCCGCGCCGGTAGGTGTCCAGGCCACCGGTATGGCGGTTGGCCCATCGGTTGCCGATGCCGAGGACGAAGTCGGATTCGAGCATGGTGGCGTTGCCGTAGCGGTGTGCGGTCTGCAGTCCCACCATCCCGGCTGCCAACCAGTGGTCGTCGGGGATCGCACCCCAGCCCATCAGCGTGGGCACCACCGGGACATTGAGCACTTCGGCGAGTTCGATGAGCAGGCCGCAGGCATCGGCGTTGATCACGCCTCCGCCGGCGACGTTGAGGGGGCGTTTGGCGCTGACGAGCATGTCGAGCGCCCGGTCGATCTGAGCGGGACTCGCCACCGGTTTGTAGATCGGCAGGGGAGTGTATGTCGCTGGATCGAAATCGATTTCGGTCATCTGCACGTCGATGGGCAAGTCGATCAATACCGGCCCAGGCCGGCCTGAGCGCATCAGGTGGAAGGCCTGTGCGAATGCGCCGGGAACCTGTCCCGGCTCCAGCACGGTCATCGCCATTTTCGTCACCGGCGCCGCAATGGCGGCGATGTCGACCGCCTGAAAGTCCTCCTTGTGCAGCTTGTTCACCGGCGCTTGGCCGGTGATGGCCAGGATCGGAATGGAATCCGCGCTGGCCGAATACAACCCGGTGATCATGTCGGTGCCCGCCGGGCCCGACGTTCCGATGCATACGCCGATGTTTCCCGGGGCGGCACGGGTGTAACCCTCGGCCATGTGGCTGGCGGCCTCGACATGGCGGGCTAGGACGTGCTTGATGCCACCGTGGGTGCGCATCGCCGAGTAGAACGGGTTGATCGCAGCCCCCGGCAGGCCGAAAGCCTGTGTAGCGCCCTCTTTCTCGAGGATTTCGACGGCCGCGTCGACCGTGCGCATCCGTGTCATTGAGGCTAACCTTCCGCGCGTCCCGACAACCGTTCGACACCCAGCAGCAATCCGCAGTGATCAAGCGCGCCGTCACCATTAGCCAGAGCCGACGCCATCAATTGCGCCACGACCGCGCCCAACGGGATGACGACGTCGGCCTCGCGGGCCGCGCTGGTGACGATGCCCATGTCCTTGTGGTGCAACTCGATGCGAAACCCGGGGTCGAAATTGCGGGCAATCATCTTTTCCCCTTTCTGATCCAACACCGCGGAACCGGCCAAGCCGCCGCCGAGCACCTTGACCGCGGCGTCGAGGTCTACACCGTACGCGCGCAGGAAGGTGAGGGCCTCGGCGAGCAGTTGGATGTTTCCCGCCACGATCAGCTGGTTCGCGGCCTTGACGGTTTGACCCGCCCCATTGGGGCCGACGTGGACGATCGTTTCACCGACGACCTCCAAAATCGGCTTGGCCGTGACAAAGTCGTCATCGGCCGCACCAACCATGATCGACAGCGACGCATTCTTGGCGCCGGCCTCACCGCCCGAGACCGGGGCGTCGATGAGGCGTAAGCCCCTGCGCGACGCCTCCTCGGCCAGATGCCGCGTGACGTCGGGACGGATGGAGGAGAAGTCGATGATCAGTGTTCCAGGTTGCGCGTGCGTGAAAACGCCTCCCTCACCGAGCATTACGTCCTGGACATCGGGGGAGTCGGGCACCATCACGGCCACCACGTCGACGCCTTTCACCGCCTCCTCGATCGATTCGGCTGCGACTCCGCCCGCTTCGACCAGTGCCGAGGTGCGGGCGGGCGAACGGTTGAAGCCGACGACGGCGTGGCCGGCCCGTGCCAGGTGGCAGGCCATGGGGCTGCCCATGATGCCCAGTCCGATGAATGCGATGTTGGTCATTGGTTCCTCGTTCCTGCCGGCGTCGGCAGCGATGTGATGTTGACGCCGCCGTGACCCCGTTCGGCCGGCGACAACCAGTCGAATGTGTTTGCCCGGCTTGGCTTGTACTCCAGTCCGATGTAACCGCTGTACCCGTGGTCGAGCAGTGTCGCGAGGTAGTCGCCGAGTGAAATGTCACCCGAGCCGGGCTCGCCGCGGCCGGGCGCATCGGCGATCTGTACGTGCCCGACCCGATGGGTATGGGATCGCAGCGCGCCGGCAACGTCGTCGCCGTTGACGTAAAGGTGATAAAGGTCGGCAAGCACACGTAGGTTCACTCGTCCCGCCGCGTCACGGACCCGATCGATCACCGCGACAGCGTCCGCAAATGTCTTGATTGGGTATTGCGGCACACCGCTGACCGGCTCGACGAGGACGGTGGCGCCGATGCGCTGCGCGGCCTGCGCTGCGAAGGCCAGGTTCTCGACCGCCACGTCGTCCTGCATGGTTGTCGTCACCCCGGGGAGGCGGTTGCCGTAGAGCGCGTTGAAGGCGCGGGTGCCCAGCGCCTCGCCGATACCGACGGCAATGTGGACGTTGTCGCGAAAAGCATTGTTGGCGGCTGGAATCGACGCCAATCCGCGATCACCGGCGGCCATGTCACCTGCCGCGAAGTTCAGTCCACTGAGCTGGACTCCGGCGTCGCGGACGGCGCGGATGAAGGCATCGACGTCCGCGTCGGGCGGGACCGGTGAGGTGAACGGCCACCAAAACTCCACCGCCTCGAAGCCGGCCTCCTTGGCCGCAGCCGGGCGGCTGAGGGGAGGTAGGTCGGTGAACAGGATGGAGCAGTTCACCGTGTACGTCGCAGGTGCCACGGCAGTCCTCTCGGGGGTGGGACGTAGGCTTTATTCCGTAGTGCGGAATGGAAGCATCAGATAATGAAACAACTGAAGGCGACGGCCCATGGTGTTGTCAAGGGTTCACGGGCGCTCGTATCCGGCGGGAACCTTTCGTTACCGGATGTTTTCCGGCTGTTCTACTGACAACTCAAGTTGTCCTTTGACAACCGATCGTGAGCCGTGTCACGGTGTCAAAACCGAAATAGTCGTTCCGTTATGCGGAACAGCGACGAATTCAGGTCTGAGAGAAGGAATCTGCCAATGACGGCACTCGACGAACGCAGCGCTGATCTCCTCGCCACCATCCCGGATGTGCCCGTTCTCACCGACCCTGACGTGCTTGAAACGTATCGACAGGACCGGGCGGCGGACCCGGATGCGGGACGGCCGATGGCGGTGGTGCGCGCGAGATCCACAGCCGACGTTCAGGCGGTCCTGCGCTGGGCCATCGCTGCAGCGGTTCCGGTGGTGCCGCGCGGCGCGGGTTCGGGTCTGTCGGGCGGTGCCACGGCGGTCGAGGGCGGCATCGTGTTGACGACAGAGTTGATGCGCCACATCGACGTCGACCCGGTCACGCGGACCGCGGTGGTCCAGCCCGGACTGATCAACGCCGAGGTGAAGCGTGTGGTCGCCGAGCACGGGCTGTGGTACCCGCCGGATCCGTCGTCCTTCGAATTCTGTTCCATCGGAGGCAATGCCGCGACCAACGCAGGCGGGCTCTGCTGTGTCAAGTACGGTGTGACAACCGACTACGTCCTGGGCCTAGAAGTCGTCCTGGCTGACGGGACGGCGGTGCGACTCGGGGGACCGCGGCTGAAGGACTCGGCTGGCCTGTCGCTCACCAAGCTGTTCGTCGGCAGCGAGGGAACGCTCGGCGTCATCACGGAACTGACCCTGCGCTTGTTGCCGCCGCAACCGCCCGCCAGCACCGTCGTGGCGTCATTCTCGTCGGTGACCGACGCGACGGCGGCGATCTGTGACATCACGCGGGTGATGCGGCCCGCGATGCTGGAGTTCATGGACCACAACGCGATCTCGGCGGTGGAACGTCACCTCAGGATGGGACTGGACCTCGAGGCGCGGGCGATGCTCATCGCCCAGTCCGACTCTGCCGGTGACCGCGACAAGGAGATCGCCTTCATGGTGGAGATCTTCGAACGCAATCACGCCACCGACGTGTTCGCCACCGACGACCCACAGGAAGGTGAAGCCTTCGCCGCGGCAAGAAGATTCGCGATTCCGGCTGTCGAGCGTCTCGGCCACCTGCTGCTGGAAGACGTCGGCGTGCCACTGCCCGCGCTGCCCGCGCTCATCGAAGGTATCGAGGCCATCGCCGACCAACGCGACATCATGTGCGCGGTCATCGCCCACGCGGGCGACGGCAACACCCACCCGCTGATCGTGCACGACCCCACCGACCGCGACCAGTCGCAGCGAGCACATCTGGCATTCGGCGAAATCATGCACCTGGCAATCGGACTCGGCGGCACCATCACCGGCGAGCACGGCGTGGGCCGACTCAAGAAGGCGTGGCTACCCGACCAGGTCGGCCCCGACGTGATGGAACTGACCCAGCGCATCAAACGGGCACTCGATCCGCAGAACATCCTCAACCCCGGGGCGGTGCTGTGATGTTCCAGCCCGACTACACACCCGTCGCCCATTCCCTGGCCTGGAGCGCCGCCGTCGCCGCGCTGCCGTTGCTCGTCATGTTCGTGCTTCTGGGCGGGCTGAAAGTGCGCGCCCCGATTGCTGCTGCTGTCGGGGTCCTCAGCGCCGCGATCATCGCCTGGCTCGTCTACCACATGCCCGTGGGGCAGGTCGCTGACTCGGCGCTGATCGGGTTCACCTACGGGATGTTCCCCATCATGTGGCTGGTGCTCAACGCCATCTGGATCTACAACCTGACCGACGAGACCAACTATCTCGACGTGCTCCGCCGATCCATGGCCTCGATCTCACCGGACCACCGGGTACAGGCCGTGATCGTCGCGTTCTGCTTCGGCGCACTCATCGAGGGCTTGGCCGGATTCGGCACGCCGGTAGCCATCACGTCGTTGATGCTGGTGGCCCTTGGATTCAAACCGATGAAGGCAGCATCGGTGGCATTGGTCGCCAACACCGCGCCAGTGGCGTTCGCGTCATTGGGCATTCCGATCGTGGCGCTGGCAGGAGTTACCGGCCTGCCCCTCGATGACCTCGGGGCCATGGTGGGCCGGCAGACACCCCTGCTGGCCTGCCTCGTCCCCTTCATCCTCATCTTCATGGTCGACGGCCGCACCGGGCTCAAGCGCGCCTGGCCGGTGGCCGCGATGGGTGGGGGCGTGTATGCGGTCGTGCAGTTCCTGTGCTCGAACTTCGTCTCGGTCGAGCTGACGGACATCTTCGGCTCCATCATCGCCGCCGGTTCCATCGTGG from Mycobacterium kubicae includes these protein-coding regions:
- a CDS encoding hydroxypyruvate isomerase family protein produces the protein MAPATYTVNCSILFTDLPPLSRPAAAKEAGFEAVEFWWPFTSPVPPDADVDAFIRAVRDAGVQLSGLNFAAGDMAAGDRGLASIPAANNAFRDNVHIAVGIGEALGTRAFNALYGNRLPGVTTTMQDDVAVENLAFAAQAAQRIGATVLVEPVSGVPQYPIKTFADAVAVIDRVRDAAGRVNLRVLADLYHLYVNGDDVAGALRSHTHRVGHVQIADAPGRGEPGSGDISLGDYLATLLDHGYSGYIGLEYKPSRANTFDWLSPAERGHGGVNITSLPTPAGTRNQ
- a CDS encoding FAD-binding oxidoreductase, yielding MTALDERSADLLATIPDVPVLTDPDVLETYRQDRAADPDAGRPMAVVRARSTADVQAVLRWAIAAAVPVVPRGAGSGLSGGATAVEGGIVLTTELMRHIDVDPVTRTAVVQPGLINAEVKRVVAEHGLWYPPDPSSFEFCSIGGNAATNAGGLCCVKYGVTTDYVLGLEVVLADGTAVRLGGPRLKDSAGLSLTKLFVGSEGTLGVITELTLRLLPPQPPASTVVASFSSVTDATAAICDITRVMRPAMLEFMDHNAISAVERHLRMGLDLEARAMLIAQSDSAGDRDKEIAFMVEIFERNHATDVFATDDPQEGEAFAAARRFAIPAVERLGHLLLEDVGVPLPALPALIEGIEAIADQRDIMCAVIAHAGDGNTHPLIVHDPTDRDQSQRAHLAFGEIMHLAIGLGGTITGEHGVGRLKKAWLPDQVGPDVMELTQRIKRALDPQNILNPGAVL
- a CDS encoding 2-hydroxy-3-oxopropionate reductase, whose amino-acid sequence is MTNIAFIGLGIMGSPMACHLARAGHAVVGFNRSPARTSALVEAGGVAAESIEEAVKGVDVVAVMVPDSPDVQDVMLGEGGVFTHAQPGTLIIDFSSIRPDVTRHLAEEASRRGLRLIDAPVSGGEAGAKNASLSIMVGAADDDFVTAKPILEVVGETIVHVGPNGAGQTVKAANQLIVAGNIQLLAEALTFLRAYGVDLDAAVKVLGGGLAGSAVLDQKGEKMIARNFDPGFRIELHHKDMGIVTSAAREADVVIPLGAVVAQLMASALANGDGALDHCGLLLGVERLSGRAEG
- the gcl gene encoding glyoxylate carboligase — its product is MTRMRTVDAAVEILEKEGATQAFGLPGAAINPFYSAMRTHGGIKHVLARHVEAASHMAEGYTRAAPGNIGVCIGTSGPAGTDMITGLYSASADSIPILAITGQAPVNKLHKEDFQAVDIAAIAAPVTKMAMTVLEPGQVPGAFAQAFHLMRSGRPGPVLIDLPIDVQMTEIDFDPATYTPLPIYKPVASPAQIDRALDMLVSAKRPLNVAGGGVINADACGLLIELAEVLNVPVVPTLMGWGAIPDDHWLAAGMVGLQTAHRYGNATMLESDFVLGIGNRWANRHTGGLDTYRRGRRFVHIDIEPTQIGRVFAPDLGIVSDAKAALELLVVQATGRAVAGSLPDWSGWVRDCRERKKQMHRKTHFDDVPIKPQRVYEEMNRTFGRNVRYVSAIGLSQIAGGQFLQVYRPRHWINCGQAGPLGWTVPAALGVVTADPSATVVGLSGDYDFQFLIEELAVGAQFNLPYVHVVVNNSYLGLIRQAQLTFDMNYCVSLAFDNINTQESGDSAIPKGYGVDHRGVVEGLGCKAIQVTEPSQIGPALARAQQLAREHKVPVVVEIFLERITNIAMGTDIDKITEYNELATSAEDSPTAALLYD
- a CDS encoding IclR family transcriptional regulator → MAGGTPRAGGVQSVERAFELLEILATMGGTGALGDLATHADLPAPTIHRLARTLLRMGYLRQLPNRHYSLGPRLIRLGESAGQLVGMWSRSHLVELVERTGETANMALMDNDMAVYVAQVPSPHSMRMFTEVGRRVYPHCTGVGKALLMQLPNEAVRALVARTGMPPSTEKSHTTAEELLQDIELCRARGYAVDEGEQEVGVRCFAVPVPDAPSLTAISISGPAARVTLKSATAVTPLLKRVARDIASEFDKDAVG
- a CDS encoding UbiD family decarboxylase: MSTATSSLATTSTDQSAGPDLRSWLATLEAADQLRRVTAPVDWDEEIGAITRANLSLGGPALLFENIVGHENTRCTKFLTSGIGNRRQIQLMLNLPESTSDSDIVRHLKDTFNKPIPPRVVDTGPVKENVVEADDIDLWQFPAPKWHATDGGRYIDTFCGVVTQDKVTGRDNIGVYRGMIVDRDKIAKLMVPTQGWGGHFQEYKPEPMPVAVVYGWHDVLPFCAGSPFPKDVCEWDMMGALLGRPVDLVACETVPLHVPASAEIVVEGYLDPDPATFMEEGPFAEYPGYLDGHPAPTPVLRVTRITHRNDPVLRGTLEGIRPGFLVEDAMVNYARSAIAWNTLESFGVGGVTDVWMSQVSNGTNIVVQIRKAYRGHAQQVAAALWGTSGSGWFYKHVLVVEEDIDVHDPEALDWAVAYRVNAGLGDIAFYGPTLGSPLDPSTPPEKANMAKYGSGEWTRVLVDATRSWEFEPRPEWGGRHYPAINKISPELEARVAARWEEYGIGIPYLSDARRELLTMEQLRKRLPDV